The following coding sequences lie in one Mucilaginibacter sp. KACC 22773 genomic window:
- a CDS encoding PAS domain S-box protein: protein MGDHKNNPDYHSELVYQMCYEHSLDGIILTIPDGKVLAANPAACDIFGMTEAELCALSRSTLFDTGDPNFEHLKIEKEPTGAIRGDLTIVRKDGSKLIAEISNRHFTTGNNEFRSIIIIRDKTEKILAEQKIRESEEKYKQIVELSQEGIWVIDKDNKTTFTNDAMATMLGYQREEMIGMELFEFMDDEGREISERNIEKRKNGITEQHDFVFLKKEGTKVWVMISTTPIFKDGRYAGSMAMITDITQRRQAEENLISSEERFRELVENNNDVILLLDKNLLTVYRSPATWRTMGFTDEERIGRSYLELAHPEDVVDIKRFQQIVIDNPGKPVPIRVRAKHSDGHYLWLEGIATNLMHNKSVNAIVVNLRDISEKKKAEDNVQQLNNRLRIATEAANVCIWEWDITTGELKWDNAMYKLYGLNPKVDAPNLMTWTNSVHPDDLTTLLKMSDEAIAGIRPLDTEFRIFRESDRSVRFIRSKALNVIDKKTGAVLKMIGSNWDITENQLAKQEKEKILADLIRRNNDLEQFAYIISHNLRAPVSNVLGLSEMLINDDVDDESKPTVLNGLDLSVKKIDLIINDLNNIFQSKQRIGDKKETVYFQQIVDDIKFSINHMVEKENVSLKCDFGKAEHMVSVRSYLYSVLYNLILNSIKYRKEEVSPVISISSSIDDGKHITLVITDNGKGIDLKRNKEMLFGLYQRFDQTVEGRGLGLYMVKTQVEALYGTIQVDSELDRGTSFTISLPV, encoded by the coding sequence CCCAATTTTGAGCACTTGAAAATTGAAAAGGAACCAACAGGTGCAATCAGAGGCGACCTTACCATTGTGCGAAAAGATGGCAGTAAACTTATCGCTGAGATCAGTAACAGGCATTTTACCACCGGCAACAATGAATTTCGATCGATTATCATCATCAGGGATAAAACAGAAAAAATTTTAGCCGAACAAAAGATCAGGGAATCCGAAGAAAAATATAAGCAGATTGTTGAGTTATCGCAAGAGGGTATTTGGGTAATAGATAAAGATAATAAAACCACTTTTACAAATGATGCCATGGCCACCATGCTTGGGTATCAGCGGGAGGAAATGATTGGCATGGAGCTGTTTGAGTTTATGGATGATGAAGGCCGTGAAATTTCAGAACGCAATATCGAAAAGCGTAAAAATGGAATTACAGAGCAGCACGACTTTGTTTTTTTAAAAAAAGAAGGCACAAAGGTTTGGGTGATGATATCTACTACGCCTATTTTCAAAGATGGCCGGTATGCCGGCTCGATGGCGATGATAACAGATATTACGCAACGAAGGCAAGCCGAGGAAAATTTAATTTCAAGCGAAGAACGTTTTCGTGAACTGGTTGAAAATAATAATGACGTGATCTTGTTGCTGGATAAAAACCTGCTGACTGTTTATCGAAGCCCTGCAACATGGCGGACTATGGGTTTTACCGACGAAGAGCGGATTGGCCGTAGCTACCTTGAGCTGGCGCATCCTGAAGATGTGGTTGACATTAAAAGATTTCAGCAAATAGTAATTGACAACCCTGGCAAGCCGGTTCCAATTAGGGTACGGGCAAAGCACAGCGACGGGCATTACCTATGGCTTGAAGGAATTGCCACTAACCTGATGCATAACAAAAGTGTAAATGCTATTGTGGTTAATTTAAGGGATATTAGCGAAAAGAAAAAGGCCGAAGATAACGTACAGCAATTGAACAACAGGCTACGTATTGCTACCGAGGCGGCCAATGTTTGCATATGGGAATGGGATATTACTACGGGTGAATTAAAATGGGACAACGCCATGTATAAACTTTATGGCCTCAATCCAAAAGTAGATGCGCCCAATTTAATGACCTGGACAAATTCTGTACACCCCGACGATTTAACAACTTTATTAAAAATGAGCGATGAGGCTATAGCAGGAATACGCCCATTGGATACTGAATTTAGGATTTTCAGAGAGTCTGATCGCTCCGTACGGTTTATACGCTCTAAAGCATTAAATGTAATCGATAAAAAAACCGGTGCAGTACTAAAAATGATTGGCAGTAATTGGGATATTACAGAAAATCAGCTGGCAAAACAGGAAAAGGAAAAAATTTTGGCCGACCTGATACGCAGGAATAATGACCTTGAACAATTTGCCTATATCATCTCGCACAATCTGCGCGCGCCGGTTAGCAATGTTTTAGGTTTAAGCGAAATGCTGATTAATGATGATGTTGACGACGAATCAAAGCCAACAGTTTTAAATGGGCTGGATCTTTCAGTAAAGAAAATCGATCTTATTATTAACGACCTCAATAATATATTCCAATCGAAGCAGCGAATCGGCGACAAAAAAGAAACAGTATATTTTCAGCAGATTGTTGACGACATTAAATTCAGTATCAATCACATGGTTGAAAAGGAAAATGTTTCGTTGAAATGCGATTTTGGGAAAGCTGAGCATATGGTTTCTGTTAGAAGTTACCTTTATAGCGTGTTGTACAACCTGATTTTGAATAGTATCAAATACAGGAAGGAAGAAGTTAGCCCGGTAATCAGCATCAGCTCGTCAATTGACGATGGTAAACATATAACACTCGTTATCACCGACAATGGAAAGGGCATTGATCTGAAAAGAAATAAGGAAATGCTTTTTGGCCTTTATCAACGTTTTGACCAAACAGTGGAAGGAAGAGGCTTAGGTTTATATATGGTTAAAACACAGGTTGAAGCCTTGTACGGTACCATTCAAGTGGATAGCGAGTTAGATAGAGGTACATCATTCACTATCAGCTTACCTGTTTAA